A DNA window from Phragmites australis chromosome 11, lpPhrAust1.1, whole genome shotgun sequence contains the following coding sequences:
- the LOC133884369 gene encoding V-type proton ATPase 16 kDa proteolipid subunit-like, which yields MASTFSGDETAPFFGFLGAAAALVFSCMGAAYGTAKSGVGVASMGVMRPELVMKSIVPVVMAGVLGIYGLIIAVIISTGINPKAKPYFLFDGYAHLSSGLACGLAGLAAGMAIGIVGDAGVRANAQQPKLFVGMILILIFAEALALYGLIVGIILSSRAGQSRAD from the exons ATGGCCTCCACCTTCAGCGGCGATGAGACGGCCCCCTTCTTCGGCTtcctcggcgccgccgccgcactcgTCTTCTCAT GCATGGGCGCCGCCTACGGGACGGCCAAGAGCGGCGTCGGCGTCGCCTCCATGGGAGTCATGCGCCCCGAGCTCGTCATGAAGTCCATCGTCCCCGTCGTCATGGCCGGTGTCCTCGGCATCTACGGCCTCATCATCGCCGTCATCATCTCCACCGGGATCAACCCCAAGGCCAAGCCCTACTTCCTCTTCGACGGATACGCCCACCTCTCCTCCGGACTCGCCTGCGGCCTCGCGGGCCTCGCTGCCGGCATGGCCATCGGCATCGTCGGAGACGCGGGAGTCAG GGCTAATGCACAGCAGCCAAAGTTGTTTGTGGGCATGATTCTGATCCTCATCTTTGCGGAAGCTCTTGCTCTGTACGGCCTCATCGTTGGTATCATCCTCTCCTCTCGTGCTGGTCAATCTCGTGCCGACTAG
- the LOC133884367 gene encoding zinc finger transcription factor YY1-like isoform X2: MEYPAAPAGSGGYKYYYPPPSQPHSQTLRRPPRPAARWVKQWIPQDLAASGGKCSLFKWVREDGYKNSKENPKVPEAEAPKPEPTTEILFLCSYENCGKTFVDVSALRKHAHVHGEKQYICQEPNCGKKFVDSSKLKRHYLTHTGQKDFVCPHPGCGKAFSLDFNLRSHLKTHALENYHICPFPACGKRFTSDFKLKAHVKAHEKTGTPVAVQHTPPSEKPQSTTKPSTPATTSYAERPYVCPYEGCEKAYIHSYKLNLHLKTQHPEHGQEENANPKRSKANPVHKAPPSKVYNVKVSNAMPADTSGVKKQWSGKAMYDDDSEETEEDQGNNIEDDWRYGNNVDDEETQDED, from the exons ATGGAGTACCCGGCGGCGCCTGCCGGATCCGGGGGCTACAAGTACTACTACCCCCCGCCGTCGCAGCCGCACTCGCAGACGCTTCGCCGACCGCCGCGCCCCGCCGCCCGCTGGGTCAAGCAATG GATCCCGCAGGATCTCGCGGCCTCCGGTGGCAAATGCTCCCTCTTCAAGTGGGTCAGAG AGGATGGGTACAAGAACTCCAAGGAGAACCCCAAAGTACCAGAGGCAGAGGCGCCCAAGCCTGAACCGACCACGGAGATCCTTTTCCTCTGCAGTTACGAGAATTGCGGCAAGACCTTTGTTGATGTTAGCGCACTACGGAAGCACGCGCATGTGCACGGGGAGAAGCAGTATATCTGCCAGGAGCCTAACTGCGGGAAG AAATTTGTTGATAGCTCCAAGTTGAAGAGACACTATCTTACTCACACAGGACAAAAGGATTTTGTTTGTCCTCATCCAGGCTGTGGTAAG GCCTTCTCATTGGATTTCAACTTACGGTCGCACCTAAAAACACATGCACTGGAGAATTATCATATATGCCCATTCCCAGCGTGTGGTAAAAGATTTACAAGCGATTTTAAACTAAAAGCCCATGTCAAGGCACATGAAAAG ACTGGAACTCCTGTTGCAGTGCAACATACGCCACCATCAGAAAAACCGCAAAGCACTACGAAGCCTTCCACTCCAGCAACCACAAGCTATGCTGAGCGCCCCTATGTTTGCCCCTATGAAGGTTGTGAGAAAGCATACATTCACAGTTACAAGTTGAATCTTCATCTGAAAACTCAGCATCCTGAACACGGTCAAGAGGAAAACG CAAACCCAAAAAGAAGCAAGGCGAACCCAGTGCACAAGGCCCCCCCATCTAAAGTCTACAATGTCAAGGTTTCCAATGCGATGCCTGCCGATACCAGTGGTGTCAAGAAGCAGTGGTCAGGTAAGGCTATGTACGACGATGATAGTGAAGAGACGGAAGAAGACCAGGGCAATAACATTGAAGATGACTGGAGATATGGCAACAATGTCGATGATGAGGAAACACAGGATGAAGATTGA
- the LOC133884367 gene encoding zinc finger transcription factor YY1-like isoform X1 produces MEYPAAPAGSGGYKYYYPPPSQPHSQTLRRPPRPAARWVKQWIPQDLAASGGKCSLFKWVREDGYKNSKENPKVPEAEAPKPEPTTEILFLCSYENCGKTFVDVSALRKHAHVHGEKQYICQEPNCGKKFVDSSKLKRHYLTHTGQKDFVCPHPGCGKAFSLDFNLRSHLKTHALENYHICPFPACGKRFTSDFKLKAHVKAHEKTGTPVAVQHTPPSEKPQSTTKPSTPATTSYAERPYVCPYEGCEKAYIHSYKLNLHLKTQHPEHGQEENGKLATPSGQHAVNEPYQYNYAEMGDIAANPKRSKANPVHKAPPSKVYNVKVSNAMPADTSGVKKQWSGKAMYDDDSEETEEDQGNNIEDDWRYGNNVDDEETQDED; encoded by the exons ATGGAGTACCCGGCGGCGCCTGCCGGATCCGGGGGCTACAAGTACTACTACCCCCCGCCGTCGCAGCCGCACTCGCAGACGCTTCGCCGACCGCCGCGCCCCGCCGCCCGCTGGGTCAAGCAATG GATCCCGCAGGATCTCGCGGCCTCCGGTGGCAAATGCTCCCTCTTCAAGTGGGTCAGAG AGGATGGGTACAAGAACTCCAAGGAGAACCCCAAAGTACCAGAGGCAGAGGCGCCCAAGCCTGAACCGACCACGGAGATCCTTTTCCTCTGCAGTTACGAGAATTGCGGCAAGACCTTTGTTGATGTTAGCGCACTACGGAAGCACGCGCATGTGCACGGGGAGAAGCAGTATATCTGCCAGGAGCCTAACTGCGGGAAG AAATTTGTTGATAGCTCCAAGTTGAAGAGACACTATCTTACTCACACAGGACAAAAGGATTTTGTTTGTCCTCATCCAGGCTGTGGTAAG GCCTTCTCATTGGATTTCAACTTACGGTCGCACCTAAAAACACATGCACTGGAGAATTATCATATATGCCCATTCCCAGCGTGTGGTAAAAGATTTACAAGCGATTTTAAACTAAAAGCCCATGTCAAGGCACATGAAAAG ACTGGAACTCCTGTTGCAGTGCAACATACGCCACCATCAGAAAAACCGCAAAGCACTACGAAGCCTTCCACTCCAGCAACCACAAGCTATGCTGAGCGCCCCTATGTTTGCCCCTATGAAGGTTGTGAGAAAGCATACATTCACAGTTACAAGTTGAATCTTCATCTGAAAACTCAGCATCCTGAACACGGTCAAGAGGAAAACGGTAAGCTCGCCACTCCTTCTGGTCAGCATGCTGTTAATGAGCCCTATCAGTATAACTATGCTGAGATGGGTGACATTGCAGCAAACCCAAAAAGAAGCAAGGCGAACCCAGTGCACAAGGCCCCCCCATCTAAAGTCTACAATGTCAAGGTTTCCAATGCGATGCCTGCCGATACCAGTGGTGTCAAGAAGCAGTGGTCAGGTAAGGCTATGTACGACGATGATAGTGAAGAGACGGAAGAAGACCAGGGCAATAACATTGAAGATGACTGGAGATATGGCAACAATGTCGATGATGAGGAAACACAGGATGAAGATTGA